A window of Petrotoga mexicana DSM 14811 genomic DNA:
AACTTGTAGAGGAAGCTCAATCATCTAAAGTTCCTATTCAAGCTCTGGCCGACAGAATAACCTTGTATTTTATACCGACAGTTTTTTCTTTAGCTGTCTTAAGCGGCGTACTTTGGTTTTTCCAATATGAAACATTCCAACCTTTTTTGGTTAACTTTTCAAATATCATTCCTTGGGTCCTTACAGATGCTGGTCCGCTATCTACTGCTATTTTTTCGTTTGTTGCCACTCTTGTTATAGCGTGCCCATGTGCACTCGGCTTAGCAACACCTATGGCCCTTGTAGCCGCAAGTTCTGTATCTGCAAAAAAAGGATTGATCATAAAAAATGGAGAAGCCATCCAAACGGCTAAAGATATAGATACAATTCTCATGGACAAAACCGGAACCTTAACTAAAGGACAACCTTCAGTTATCAAACACAATTTAGATGATGAAACATTTTTAATTATTTCAGAAATAGAGAAAAATTCTACTCACCCCTTGGCTAAGGCGATAGTAGAATACGCATCTGAACATATTAAAAATCAGAACGTAGAAATTGAAGAAATAGAGGAAATAACAGGTGAAGGAATCGTTGGAACATACAAAAACAATGAATACTATATAGGTAAACCACGTGATGCAAAACCCTACCAAGAATTTATGGAAAACGCAGAGACGGTAATAGAGGTAAGTAAAAATGAAAAAATTGTTGGATACATAAGAATCGCTGATGCGATTAAAAGCGATGCCGTAGAAGCTATAAAACGATTAAAAGAAATGGGAATAGAACCCATAATGGTAACAGGTGACAACGAAAACACCGCCAGAGCAGTTGCTAAAAAGGTTGGAATTGATAAGGCATTTGCAAATATATCACCTAAAAATAAAGTAGAAATAGTCAGAAAATATCAAATAGAAGGGAAAAAGGTCGGTATGATAGGCGATGGAATAAACGATGCCGCAGCATTAAAATCATCTGATATGGGTATTGCAATAGGTAACGGGACAGATTTGGCAATAGAATCAGCAGATGTAATAATAAGTCAGGGCGAAATTTCAAAAGTTATAGATGCAATAAAGATATCAGAAATAACCTTTAAAAAAATCAAGCAAAACTTATTCTGGGCTTTCTTCTACAACATTATCGCCATACCTTTGGCAATGATTGGAATCCTTCACCCAGCAATAGCGGAAATTGCCATGTTATTTAGTTCAATAAACGTAATTTACAATTCAAGCAGAATCACAAAAAAACTTTAGGAGGTTGCATAATGAAATACGTATTTGATGTTCCAGATATGTCTTGCGAACATTGCAAGATGAATATAGAAAGGCAATTAAAGTCTTCGGGCATTGTGCAAAATTTCAACGTTGATTTAGAAAACAAAAAAGTAGAAGTTGAAACATTACAAGAACCAGAAAAAATAGAAAACTTATTGGATGAAATAGGTTATCCCCCAAAA
This region includes:
- a CDS encoding heavy metal translocating P-type ATPase — protein: MSEVKEKSLEPSNSQEKFAQNNKVSFSVQGMTCATCVKNVERALKKLDGVKYVSVNLATEKAVLISQEAIPMNKIKKAVSDVGYKVSEEMPTEDLTEKRFKESRKDMYISLGITIPLMILMILNMSGLHIPFMLLIELIGGAATIFIPGRKTLKSAWIALSHLHTNMDTLVSLGAISAWATTVLAIIGLDILSFGTIASMLITLNLVGRYIEARMKHSASREIKLLLSMKVDKANVITDEGVVELPIETVKIGDLILVRQGEKIPLDGTIVEGQASINESMISGEPLPVLKGEKDPVVSGTIVESGLLKIKVEKVGQDTFLNQMIKLVEEAQSSKVPIQALADRITLYFIPTVFSLAVLSGVLWFFQYETFQPFLVNFSNIIPWVLTDAGPLSTAIFSFVATLVIACPCALGLATPMALVAASSVSAKKGLIIKNGEAIQTAKDIDTILMDKTGTLTKGQPSVIKHNLDDETFLIISEIEKNSTHPLAKAIVEYASEHIKNQNVEIEEIEEITGEGIVGTYKNNEYYIGKPRDAKPYQEFMENAETVIEVSKNEKIVGYIRIADAIKSDAVEAIKRLKEMGIEPIMVTGDNENTARAVAKKVGIDKAFANISPKNKVEIVRKYQIEGKKVGMIGDGINDAAALKSSDMGIAIGNGTDLAIESADVIISQGEISKVIDAIKISEITFKKIKQNLFWAFFYNIIAIPLAMIGILHPAIAEIAMLFSSINVIYNSSRITKKL
- a CDS encoding heavy-metal-associated domain-containing protein — translated: MKYVFDVPDMSCEHCKMNIERQLKSSGIVQNFNVDLENKKVEVETLQEPEKIENLLDEIGYPPKLVSPE